One Endozoicomonas gorgoniicola DNA window includes the following coding sequences:
- a CDS encoding pentapeptide repeat-containing protein has translation MTVAIHGSRRQRSIFRNSNFRNSNFCNSDFRNSDQTGG, from the coding sequence GTGACAGTTGCTATCCATGGCTCAAGGCGACAAAGGTCAATTTTTCGTAACTCTAATTTTCGTAACTCTAATTTTTGTAACTCTGATTTTCGTAACTCTGATCAGACCGGGGGATAA
- a CDS encoding PBPRA1643 family SWIM/SEC-C metal-binding motif protein, which produces MLYTDGNRLMNQADKFNRGFERKKTAKLGTEKNPACVVVQTEERFKEIEAVFSENGWFVDLELNEEKEENIADLDVLMNTPKTTVVEKTPGRNDPCLCGSGKKYKKCCG; this is translated from the coding sequence ATGCTTTATACCGATGGCAATCGACTGATGAACCAGGCTGACAAGTTCAATCGTGGTTTTGAGCGCAAGAAAACCGCCAAACTGGGTACTGAAAAGAATCCGGCCTGTGTAGTGGTTCAGACTGAAGAGCGTTTTAAGGAAATTGAGGCTGTTTTCAGCGAAAATGGCTGGTTCGTGGATCTTGAACTGAACGAAGAGAAGGAAGAGAACATCGCCGATCTGGATGTTTTGATGAACACTCCTAAAACCACCGTTGTTGAAAAAACACCGGGTCGTAATGATCCATGCCTCTGTGGCAGCGGTAAGAAATATAAGAAGTGCTGCGGCTGA
- a CDS encoding TldD/PmbA family protein: MIIEVLQVMTVKDHPIPDLTNRPLYTELRLQENVRQTLQLMNGDVTSNSVETVSGVSARICDQGQWGFASLPEINDRSITQVLQEAGNNAAFLAHQQGGQSVRFPDQSFSVSKDFSSQQPAAPLEQKLAFLKTIDRYVQENCPGLESRIIRLHLETISKRVHTSTGSQGFTRIPRTILTVCLVTSNDQQEPVELLHIVSDCGDYQDVLTEPSSLYADIDKLYQQLLDKKEAVPASAGYKEVILDSELSGLLAHEAIGHPVEADLVLAGSVAAELQGEMVASPLVSMVDFAHSCDGKTLPVPVFIDDEGSKPEDAVLIDQGRLTSFMHNRYSAAQLKQPSSGNARAFKYFDEPLIRMRNTAILPGHDKLEAMIASIDDGYYLIKSNNGEADATAEFMFGITLGYEIKNGQLGRAIQDTTISGMAFDVLKTVTMVSDSLHWECSGYCGKKQDIPVACGGPAIKCKLHIGGE, encoded by the coding sequence ATGATTATTGAGGTGTTACAGGTAATGACCGTCAAAGACCACCCTATTCCAGATCTGACAAATCGTCCGCTGTATACCGAACTGCGCCTTCAGGAAAATGTACGACAAACGTTGCAACTGATGAACGGCGATGTCACCAGCAACTCTGTCGAAACAGTCAGCGGCGTATCAGCCAGAATATGTGACCAGGGACAGTGGGGGTTTGCTTCACTGCCAGAAATCAATGACCGCTCAATTACGCAGGTGTTGCAGGAAGCAGGCAATAATGCCGCCTTTCTGGCTCATCAGCAGGGAGGACAGAGTGTCCGCTTTCCAGACCAATCATTCTCTGTAAGTAAAGATTTTTCCAGCCAGCAGCCAGCCGCCCCGCTGGAACAGAAGCTGGCTTTCCTGAAAACCATTGATCGCTATGTTCAGGAAAACTGTCCCGGCCTTGAAAGCCGTATTATCCGCCTGCATCTGGAAACCATCAGCAAACGGGTTCACACCAGTACCGGTTCTCAGGGCTTTACCCGTATTCCCAGAACCATCCTGACGGTCTGTCTGGTGACCAGTAACGACCAGCAGGAGCCGGTAGAACTACTGCATATTGTCAGTGACTGCGGAGACTATCAGGATGTTCTTACTGAACCATCCAGCCTGTACGCTGACATTGACAAGCTGTATCAACAGCTTCTGGATAAAAAAGAGGCAGTTCCCGCCAGCGCCGGATATAAAGAAGTCATTCTGGATTCGGAACTGTCCGGACTGCTGGCTCACGAGGCGATTGGTCATCCAGTCGAAGCTGACCTGGTGCTGGCTGGATCGGTGGCAGCAGAATTGCAGGGAGAAATGGTGGCAAGCCCTCTTGTCAGCATGGTGGACTTTGCCCACTCCTGCGACGGAAAAACTCTGCCGGTACCAGTCTTTATTGATGATGAAGGCAGTAAACCGGAAGATGCGGTACTGATTGACCAGGGCAGGCTGACAAGCTTTATGCACAATCGCTACAGTGCCGCACAGCTTAAACAACCATCGTCGGGCAACGCCCGGGCCTTCAAGTACTTTGATGAACCGCTGATTCGTATGCGCAACACGGCTATTTTACCCGGCCACGACAAGCTGGAAGCAATGATCGCCTCCATTGACGACGGTTACTACCTGATAAAAAGCAACAACGGCGAAGCGGACGCAACTGCCGAGTTTATGTTTGGCATCACCCTTGGGTACGAAATCAAAAACGGTCAACTGGGCCGCGCCATTCAGGATACCACTATTTCCGGTATGGCTTTTGATGTCTTAAAAACCGTCACTATGGTGTCGGATAGCCTGCACTGGGAATGCTCTGGCTATTGTGGCAAAAAACAGGATATCCCTGTCGCCTGTGGCGGCCCGGCGATTAAATGCAAACTCCATATTGGCGGAGAATAA
- a CDS encoding TldD/PmbA family protein — protein MSQSSNHPGFNQGCQNHSCYDQSCPLSYAMEQLRLAGFEKTQCSLSSDYRQELNVENGAITLLRSGSDRELYLSGIIDQKKASLSINDLSHDSIDSAVAELLLMAKGSEADDAYTIAPAQPTGVFSAGPQLADLEAMYDSLKAFLAHLKQNHPSIVMTECSLDYTRIHSRMVNSNGIDFTETRGNYNGSLMFNAKNDHDITSLNYTGFTTFTLDKPFHQFGSIEQLLRSSQAEFRAQPLPKKFTGDLIITPDAMDDFIGFLVGSVTDAPLIANISLYKDKLHEAVTSPCLTLKSLPLDSTMPNGYPFTSDGFQAENLTLLNNGVLESFLLTDYGARKTGLKKAVNEGGCMVLEPGEQTLADIIANTREGVILGRLSGGTPADKGDFSGVAKNSYYIKDGQIQFPLTETMVSGNMATLLRSIVAVSKDVVDFGDSCYPWLKATKVNFS, from the coding sequence ATGAGTCAGTCTTCCAATCACCCGGGCTTCAATCAGGGCTGCCAAAACCATAGCTGCTATGACCAGAGCTGCCCCCTGAGCTATGCGATGGAGCAGCTGCGTCTGGCTGGTTTTGAGAAAACCCAGTGTTCCCTCTCCAGCGATTACAGGCAGGAACTCAATGTTGAAAACGGAGCCATAACCCTTCTGCGCAGTGGTAGCGACCGGGAACTGTACCTGAGCGGGATTATTGACCAGAAAAAAGCCTCACTGTCCATTAATGACCTGAGCCATGACAGCATTGATTCAGCCGTTGCCGAACTCCTGCTGATGGCAAAAGGCTCTGAAGCAGACGACGCTTACACGATTGCACCAGCACAACCCACAGGTGTTTTTTCCGCTGGTCCGCAACTGGCTGACCTTGAGGCAATGTACGACAGTCTTAAAGCATTTCTGGCGCACCTGAAGCAAAACCATCCCAGCATCGTCATGACCGAATGTTCACTGGATTACACCCGTATCCATTCCAGAATGGTTAACAGCAACGGTATCGACTTTACCGAAACCCGGGGCAACTATAATGGCTCCCTGATGTTTAATGCGAAAAACGACCATGACATCACCTCCCTGAACTATACCGGGTTCACAACCTTCACCCTCGACAAACCCTTTCACCAGTTTGGCTCCATTGAACAACTGCTTCGAAGTTCACAGGCAGAGTTCCGGGCGCAGCCCCTTCCGAAAAAGTTTACCGGCGACCTGATTATCACTCCGGATGCCATGGATGATTTTATTGGTTTTCTGGTGGGTTCTGTGACGGATGCTCCCCTGATTGCCAATATATCGTTGTATAAAGACAAACTGCACGAAGCGGTGACAAGCCCCTGCCTGACCCTTAAGAGCCTGCCGCTGGACAGCACCATGCCCAATGGTTATCCATTCACCAGCGACGGCTTTCAAGCCGAAAACCTGACCCTGTTAAATAACGGTGTGCTGGAAAGTTTTCTGCTGACGGATTACGGCGCCCGAAAAACCGGCCTGAAAAAAGCCGTTAACGAAGGTGGCTGTATGGTGTTGGAGCCCGGCGAGCAGACATTGGCTGATATCATTGCCAATACCCGGGAAGGCGTCATTCTGGGTCGTCTGTCAGGCGGCACGCCTGCTGACAAAGGGGATTTTTCAGGCGTCGCCAAAAACAGCTACTACATCAAAGACGGACAAATACAGTTCCCACTGACTGAAACCATGGTATCAGGCAACATGGCCACCCTTCTCAGGAGTATTGTGGCAGTGTCAAAAGACGTGGTGGATTTTGGTGACAGTTGCTATCCATGGCTCAAGGCGACAAAGGTCAATTTTTCGTAA